The Halomicronema hongdechloris C2206 genome includes a window with the following:
- a CDS encoding glycosyltransferase, whose product MNILFLSPQPFYQDRGTPIAVHMVLQTLSHRGNRVDVVTYPEGREMVYEHVSIHRAPKLPLIKGIRPGFSWTKIIYDLFMLFQAFSLVTKQKYHLIHAVEEAVFIALLIKILFKIPYVYDMDSSLPQQLIEKCPYLSIVLPLLNFFEGLAVKNAKVTVPVCLTLANNVRAKYGSTKIVLLPDVTLV is encoded by the coding sequence ATGAATATTCTATTTTTGTCTCCTCAGCCCTTTTATCAAGACCGAGGCACGCCAATCGCTGTGCACATGGTTCTTCAGACTTTGTCCCATCGCGGTAATCGAGTTGATGTTGTAACTTACCCAGAGGGAAGGGAAATGGTTTACGAGCATGTAAGTATTCATCGTGCACCTAAGCTTCCCTTAATTAAGGGTATCCGTCCAGGATTCTCTTGGACAAAGATTATATACGACTTGTTTATGCTATTTCAAGCATTTAGTCTAGTGACTAAGCAAAAATATCATCTAATTCATGCTGTTGAAGAAGCAGTATTTATAGCTCTATTAATCAAAATTTTGTTCAAGATTCCTTATGTTTACGATATGGATTCTTCTCTTCCCCAGCAGTTGATCGAAAAATGTCCATATTTATCTATAGTTCTTCCTTTACTAAATTTTTTTGAAGGTCTTGCAGTAAAAAATGCAAAAGTGACAGTTCCTGTTTGTCTTACTCTAGCAAACAATGTTAGAGCAAAATACGGCTCCACAAAAATTGTGCTTCTACCTGATGTTACTCTCGTATAA
- a CDS encoding glycosyltransferase family 4 protein yields MLIPHASNNLKKQFYIKGCLVMYVGNLEAYQGIDLLLESFSLVLKELAEATLVIIGGDPNHIQRYRGQAKYLGIEGRVHWLGSKPVEALPSYLSQADILVSPRVQGVNTPMKLYSYLGSGKATLVTDLPTHTQLVDETVAMIAVPEPKAFSKGMLSLIRDANLRSRLGIAGQKLIEENFSRQAFCDRLNSLYDWLENEIGYVSSRTREKSSISNI; encoded by the coding sequence ATGCTAATTCCACATGCCTCTAATAATTTAAAGAAGCAGTTCTATATTAAAGGCTGCTTAGTAATGTATGTTGGGAATCTTGAAGCCTATCAAGGGATTGACTTATTGCTAGAGAGCTTTTCCCTTGTCCTTAAAGAGCTTGCTGAAGCAACTTTGGTCATCATTGGAGGTGATCCCAACCATATTCAGCGGTATCGTGGACAAGCCAAATATCTTGGTATCGAAGGCAGGGTTCATTGGTTAGGTTCAAAGCCCGTTGAAGCCCTGCCAAGCTACCTCTCGCAAGCTGACATCTTGGTTTCTCCAAGAGTCCAGGGAGTAAATACACCAATGAAGCTTTATTCATATCTTGGTTCAGGAAAAGCAACTCTAGTGACAGATCTTCCAACCCATACTCAGCTAGTTGATGAGACCGTTGCTATGATTGCTGTACCTGAACCAAAGGCCTTTTCTAAGGGTATGCTTTCTCTGATAAGGGATGCTAATCTTAGGAGTCGTTTGGGAATAGCTGGTCAAAAGCTAATCGAAGAGAACTTTTCCCGTCAGGCTTTTTGCGATCGCTTAAACTCACTATATGATTGGCTAGAGAATGAAATCGGATATGTTTCCTCTAGAACTCGTGAAAAATCTTCGATTTCAAATATCTAA